One region of Camelina sativa cultivar DH55 chromosome 6, Cs, whole genome shotgun sequence genomic DNA includes:
- the LOC104790180 gene encoding piriformospora indica-insensitive protein 2-like, translating to MSWIHSVLFLLLTCRWCVVTGESSPEVTDDGAPMEKTEREALYSAIQGFVGDSWNGSDLYPDPCGWTPIQGVSCDLYGDLWYVTDLTLGIVHENSLPCVTSLEIKPQLFKLKHLKSLTFFNCFTAEITIAKEDWINLGSSLESLEFRSNPGLNGELPETIGSLTKLKSLVVLENGFNGKVPASLCNLTMLQRLVLAGNLFNGTIPDCFNGFKDLLILDMSRNLFSGTLPLSIGEMVSLLKLDLSNNQLEGKVPQEIGFLKNLTLLDLRNNRISGGLFENVFKIRSLTDLVLSGNPMGSDDDDMMGLKWEDMGSLVILDLSKMGLRGEIPSGLASLKRLRFLGLNDNNLTGTVPSKELETLPCLGALYINGNNLTGELGFSRNFYEKMGTRFKASKNPNLCLRIVSESHQQCVGLKPCMMEKTEGGLVIKQTWSNLKKDDDESSSSTGVMVTRHVLSNGFIWDLLLLELSLVLVLYYYY from the exons ATCTCCCGAGGTTACTGATGATGGAGCTCCCATGGAGAAAACAGAACGAGAAGCTCTTTACTCAGCTATTCAAGGATTCGTTGGTGATTCTTGGAATGGCTCTGATCTTTATCCTGACCCTTGTGGTTGGACTCCTATTCAG GGTGTTTCTTGTGATCTCTATGGTGACTTGTGGTATGTCACGGATCTAACCTTAGGTATTGTTCACGAAAACTCGCTTCCTTGCGTCACAAGTTTGGAGATAAAGCCACAGTTGTTCAAGCTCAAGCACTTGAAATCTCTCACATTCTTCAACTGCTTCACCGCGGAGATAACAATAGCTAAAGAGGATTGGATAAACTTGGGAAGTAGCTTAGAGTCTCTCGAGTTCAGATCCAATCCTGGTTTGAATGGTGAACTTCCTGAAACAATTGGTAGTCTCACGAAGCTGAAGTCTTTGGTGGTTCTTGAAAACGGGTTTAACGGGAAAGTACCGGCGAGTCTCTGCAATCTAACGATGTTACAACGGCTGGTTCTTGCGGGTAACTTGTTCAATGGAACGATACCGGATTGTTTCAATGGGTTTAAAGATCTACTGATCTTGGATATGAGTCGAAACTTATTCTCAGGGACGTTGCCTTTGTCTATTGGAGAGATGGTTTCATTGCTTAAGCTTGACCTAAGTAACAACCAGTTAGAAGGGAAGGTGCCTCAAGAAATCGGGTTTTTGAAGAATCTGACACTTTTGGATCTGAGGAACAATAGAATCTCTGGAGGGTTGTTCGAAAACGTTTTCAAGATTCGATCTTTAACCGATCTTGTTCTATCAGGGAACCCAATGGGTAGTGATGACGATGACATGATGGGACTAAAGTGGGAGGATATGGGCAGCTTAGTCATTTTGGATCTGTCAAAGATGGGTTTAAGAGGTGAGATTCCTTCTGGTTTAGCAAGTTTGAAAAGATTGAGGTTTCTTGGTCTGAACGACAACAACTTGACCGGTACAGTCCCATCAAAAGAGCTCGAGACTCTGCCTTGTCTCGGTGCTCTGTACATTAACGGAAACAATCTAACGGGAGAGCTTGGTTTCTCAAGAAACTTCTATGAGAAGATGGGGACAAGATTTAAGGCTTCAAAGAATCCAAATCTTTGTCTGCGTATCGTGTCAGAATCTCATCAGCAATGTGTTGGATTGAAGCCTTGCATGATGGAGAAGACAGAGGGTGGTTTGGTAATTAAACAAACGTGGAGCAACCTTAAGAAGGATGACGATGAGTCAAGTTCATCAACGGGTGTGATGGTTACTAGACATGTGTTGTCAAATGGGTTCATATGGGATTTGCTGCTTTTGGAGCtttctcttgttcttgtcttatattattattattga